In Pseudorasbora parva isolate DD20220531a chromosome 9, ASM2467924v1, whole genome shotgun sequence, the following proteins share a genomic window:
- the cdh10a gene encoding cadherin-10a, producing MIMNHFLWLLPLVFPHLSSPVILLERNDGNLFHNWNHLMKGDKALLHRSKRDWMWRQFFLSEEYTGSTYQYVGKLRSDKDIGDGTATYVLSGEGAGTVFRIDEKSGDLHATQRLDREEKSSYTLQAQAFNKITGLPLEPATEFIVKIHDINDNEPKFTRAVYTASVPEMSDVGTFVIEVNATDADDATYGNSAKLVYSILQGQPYFSVDPETGIVRIALSNMDREVRKEYQVVIQAKDMAGQMGGLSGTTMVNITLTDVNDSPPRFAYSSYHLSTYESAEIGTTVGRIKANDGDEGENAEMKYRIVEGDGKEYLDIITDELSQEGVIVVKKKLDYESKRVYTVKVEVTNTHQDPNFFHLGPFSDTAIVKVTAKDVDEPPIFSKPQYVFEVNEDTPKGTAIGTITAWDPDATDYPIQYAIDHHTDPERLYHIDPKNGSITILKSLDREVSKWHNISVLASEMNNPHQRSRVPVLIKVLDVNDNAPEFAMIYETFVCENVKAGQLIQTISAIDTDDPLVGHKFVFSLSSLNPNFTIFDNEDNTARILTRRSGFNRREMSVYYLPVVISDSDYPIQSSTSTLTIRVCSCDATGNMRSCSVDALLLSAGLSTGALVAILLCILILLMIVVLFSALKKQRRKEPLIISKEDVRDNVVSYNDEGGGEEDTQAFDIGTLRHPEVIESNKLRRDIIPEMLFPYHRPSPMKECADVRDFIISRLQENDTDPFAPPYDSLATYAYEGNGSIAESLSSLESSVTEGDHEYDYLSNWGPQFKKLADMYIGKDTGVAN from the exons ATGATAATGAATCACTTCCTCTGGCTGCTTCCACTGGTCTTTCCGCACCTGAGCTCTCCAGTCATATTGCTAGAGAGGAATGATGGGAATCTCTTTCACAACTGGAACCATCTGATGAAAGGAGATAAAGCGCTGCTGCACAGATCCAAAAGAGATTGGATGTGGAGGCAGTTCTTCCTGTCGGAGGAATACACAGGAAGTACCTATCAGTATGTCGGCAAG CTTCGCTCAGACAAAGACATAGGGGACGGAACTGCCACATACGTTCTCTCCGGGGAAGGAGCAGGCACAGTTTTTCGTATCGATGAGAAGTCTGGGGATTTACATGCGACGCAGAGACTGGACAGAGAGGAAAAATCCTCTTACACACTGCAGGCCCAGGCTTTCAACAAGATCACAGGCCTCCCCCTGGAGCCTGCCACTGAATTCATTGTCAAGATACATGACATCAATGACAATGAGCCCAAATTTACCAGAGCTGTCTACACTGCCAGTGTACCTGAAATGTCAGACGTCG gtaCTTTTGTAATAGAAGTCAATGCCACTGATGCAGATGATGCCACGTACGGAAACAGTGCTAAGCTCGTGTACAGCATCCTGCAAGGGCAGCCCTACTTCTCTGTGGATCCTGAAACAG GAATTGTCAGAATAGCACTTTCCAATATGGACCGGGAAGTTCGGAAGGAGTATCAGGTGGTTATTCAAGCCAAGGACATGGCAGGACAGATGGGTGGTCTGTCTGGAACCACCATGGTCAACATTACCCTTACAGATGTTAATGACAGCCCACCACGTTTTGCTTACA GTTCTTACCACCTAAGCACTTATGAGTCAGCAGAAATTGGAACAACTGTGGGCCGGATCAAAGCCAATGATGGTGACGAGGGAGAAAATGCTGAAATGAAATACAGAATTGTAGAAGGAGACGGCAAAGAATATCTCGATATAATAACAGATGAGCTATCCCAAGAGGGTGTTATCGTTGTCAAAAAG AAACTGGACTATGAAAGCAAGCGTGTGTACACTGTGAAAGTGGAGGTGACTAACACACACCAGGACCCCAACTTCTTTCATCTGGGCCCATTCTCAGACACAGCCATCGTCAAGGTCACAGCCAAAGATGTGGATGAGCCTCCTATCTTCAGCAAGCCACAGTATGTCTTTGAGGTCAATGAGGACACGCCAAAAGGAACAGCAATTGGAACTATTACAGCCTGGGACCCTGATGCCACAGATTACCCAATCCA ATATGCAATAGATCACCACACAGACCCAGAGAGACTCTACCACATCGACCCCAAGAATGGATCCATCACGATTCTTAAATCTCTTGACAGGGAAGTGTCAAAGTGGCACAACATCTCAGTCCTGGCCAGTGAGATGA ATAACCCTCATCAAAGAAGCCGTGTTCCCGTCTTGATAAAAGTTTTGGATGTGAATGACAATGCGCCAGAGTTTGCCATGATTTATGAGACATTTGTGTGTGAGAATGTCAAAGCTGGGCAG CTCATACAGACTATCAGTGCCATCGACACAGACGATCCTCTTGTGGGTCACAAATTTGTATTCAGCTTGAGTTCGTTGAATCCAAACTTCACCATCTTTGATAATGAAG ATAACACAGCCAGAATCCTGACCAGAAGAAGTGGATTTAACAGGCGTGAAATGAGTGTCTACTATCTGCCAGTGGTTATCTCCGACAGCGACTACCCCATCCAGAGCAGCACCAGCACGTTGACCATTCGTGTGTGCAGCTGTGACGCCACCGGCAACATGCGTTCCTGCAGTGTCGATGCGTTGCTGCTCTCTGCTGGCCTCAGCACTGGGGCGCTAGTGGCCATACTTCTCTGCATCCTTATCCTTCTTA TGATTGTGGTGCTGTTCTCAGCTCTGAAGAAGCAGAGGAGGAAGGAACCGCTGATCATCTCTAAAGAGGATGTCAGGGATAACGTAGTCAGCTACAATGACGAAGGGGGTGGCGAGGAGGACACTCAAGCTTTTGACATCGGCACACTGCGCCACCCAGAGGTGATCGAAAGCAACAAACTGCGGCGCGACATCATTCCTGAGATGCTGTTTCCCTATCACAGACCTTCGCCCATGAAGGAGTGCGCGGATGTCAGAGACTTCATTATTAGCAGACTGCAGGAAAATGATACAGACCCTTTCGCACCTCCCTACGACTCTCTCGCCACTTATGCTTATGAGGGCAATGGATCAATCGCTGAGTCACTGAGCTCTCTGGAGTCCTCCGTGACTGAGGGAGACCATGAATATGATTACCTCTCTAACTGGGGGCCGCAGTTTAAAAAACTTGCTGACATGTACATTGGAAAGGATACGGGAGTTGCCAACTAG